A genomic segment from Agrobacterium vitis encodes:
- a CDS encoding putative bifunctional diguanylate cyclase/phosphodiesterase — protein sequence MGAANTIVPDIDQGEAKAFTDPLTGLGNRHRLQERIRGLSAERAADPAPFTVALVNLDGFKPINDLFGSLAGDEILCQVAHRLKACIPDGAIVTRHDGDEFAVVLPLIFEQISAERIGNLIKDVLSAPYDLGDRNVRLSASLGFAIFPFAGDDVETLMKSAETALYRSKRRGRGQITVYSREIAQEMRRSTQLEQALRNAIINDAVDTHFQPIVSLVDGKVLGFEALARWIDPDLGFVSPAIFVPLAEDRGFIDTLSETLLRKAAEAALTWPRELFLSFNLSSVQLTDSGTASRTLSIVNSVGLDPSRLELEITETAVMSSADMAGRIIAELRAAGVRISLDDFGTGQSSLGRLREFTFDKVKIDRAFVSAITTDTTSEHIVRAIITMCEGLKLQVVAEGIETLSEATRLLALGCTMGQGYYFGRPADAMATLRYLSRQYSDFAARRQTGPFSGY from the coding sequence ATGGGTGCGGCCAACACCATAGTGCCAGACATCGATCAGGGAGAGGCCAAGGCTTTTACCGATCCGCTGACGGGGCTTGGCAATCGCCACAGACTGCAGGAGCGAATCCGCGGCCTATCGGCGGAGCGTGCAGCCGATCCCGCACCATTTACGGTGGCTTTGGTCAATCTGGACGGTTTCAAGCCAATCAACGATCTGTTCGGGTCGCTGGCGGGCGATGAGATCCTGTGCCAGGTCGCGCATCGCCTCAAGGCCTGTATTCCCGACGGCGCCATTGTTACCCGTCACGATGGTGACGAATTTGCCGTGGTCCTGCCGCTGATTTTCGAACAGATCAGCGCCGAGCGGATCGGCAATCTGATCAAGGACGTGCTATCAGCACCCTACGACCTCGGCGACCGCAATGTCCGGCTTTCGGCCTCACTGGGCTTTGCAATCTTTCCCTTTGCCGGAGACGATGTCGAGACGCTGATGAAGAGTGCGGAGACGGCTCTTTATCGCTCAAAACGGCGCGGACGCGGCCAGATAACCGTCTATTCGCGAGAAATTGCCCAGGAAATGCGCCGCTCCACCCAATTGGAGCAAGCCCTGCGCAATGCGATCATCAACGATGCCGTCGATACGCATTTCCAGCCAATCGTCTCGCTTGTCGATGGCAAGGTTCTGGGGTTCGAGGCGCTCGCTCGCTGGATTGACCCCGATCTCGGCTTCGTCTCACCAGCGATCTTCGTGCCGCTGGCCGAGGATAGGGGCTTTATCGACACGCTGTCGGAAACCCTGCTGCGCAAGGCTGCGGAAGCGGCGCTGACCTGGCCGCGAGAACTGTTTTTGTCCTTCAACCTTTCCTCGGTGCAATTGACGGATTCCGGCACGGCCTCACGCACGCTGTCGATCGTCAACAGCGTCGGCCTCGACCCGTCGCGGCTGGAACTGGAGATTACCGAGACCGCTGTGATGAGTTCCGCCGACATGGCCGGGCGGATCATTGCCGAACTGCGTGCAGCAGGCGTGCGCATCTCGCTCGACGATTTCGGCACCGGCCAATCCAGCCTTGGCCGCTTGAGGGAATTTACCTTTGACAAGGTCAAAATCGATCGGGCCTTCGTCTCGGCGATCACCACCGACACCACCTCCGAACATATCGTCCGAGCGATCATTACCATGTGTGAAGGCCTGAAGCTGCAAGTGGTGGCCGAAGGCATAGAAACCCTTAGCGAAGCAACCCGGCTCCTGGCCCTCGGCTGCACCATGGGCCAGGGCTATTATTTCGGCAGGCCCGCCGATGCGATGGCGACGCTGCGCTATCTATCGCGCCAATATTCCGACTTTGCCGCTCGCAGGCAGACGGGGCCGTTTTCAGGCTATTGA
- a CDS encoding VOC family protein, with amino-acid sequence MLLYITLGSNDLDRSGRFYDACLSALGFIRRVTEKDEIGYGAPSDVRCRFWLVSPYDGRAASFGNGSMVALNAGSRSDVEAFYAAALANGGSDEGAPGLRPFHAHFYACYVRDPDGNKLSAVCERPE; translated from the coding sequence ATGCTGCTTTATATCACGCTTGGCTCCAACGACCTGGATCGTTCCGGACGGTTTTACGATGCCTGTCTCAGCGCGCTTGGCTTCATCCGCCGGGTGACGGAAAAAGACGAAATCGGCTATGGCGCGCCATCGGATGTGCGATGCCGGTTCTGGCTCGTCAGCCCTTATGATGGCAGGGCCGCCAGCTTCGGCAATGGTTCCATGGTGGCGCTCAATGCCGGTAGCCGGTCGGATGTCGAGGCTTTTTATGCGGCAGCATTGGCAAATGGCGGTTCAGATGAAGGCGCGCCGGGTTTGCGGCCTTTTCATGCGCATTTCTATGCCTGCTATGTCCGTGATCCCGATGGCAATAAATTATCGGCGGTCTGCGAGCGGCCAGAGTAA
- a CDS encoding HAD family hydrolase → MTGRGIVTDNLARSAAEIRGILFDKDGTLLDYDASWAPVNRQLALMAADGDQTLADQLLGACGMDPESGYVVPDSLLAAGNAREIAEGLAKAGSPFDADYLTEALDAIFANAAELSVPVTDLGALFAKLRQRGLKIGIASSDNERSIRAIVQRFGLEPHVDFIAGYDSGFGCKPEPGMVHGFCQATGLAPAHVAVVGDNNHDLLMGRNAGAGLSIAVLTGTGSRLTLEAGSDFCLNDITELEQVLD, encoded by the coding sequence ATGACAGGACGCGGCATTGTGACCGATAATCTTGCCCGATCGGCCGCTGAAATTCGCGGCATCCTGTTCGACAAAGACGGCACCTTGCTGGATTACGACGCCAGCTGGGCGCCGGTGAACCGGCAACTGGCGCTGATGGCCGCCGATGGCGACCAGACGCTGGCCGATCAATTGCTCGGCGCCTGCGGCATGGACCCCGAAAGCGGATATGTGGTTCCCGACAGTCTGTTGGCAGCAGGCAATGCCCGCGAGATCGCCGAGGGCCTGGCCAAGGCGGGCTCCCCCTTCGATGCCGATTATCTCACCGAAGCGCTGGATGCGATTTTCGCCAATGCCGCCGAGCTTTCCGTGCCGGTGACCGATCTCGGCGCGCTGTTTGCTAAGCTGCGACAGCGCGGCCTGAAGATCGGCATCGCTTCCTCTGACAACGAACGCTCGATCCGCGCCATCGTCCAGCGGTTCGGGCTTGAGCCGCATGTGGATTTCATTGCCGGTTACGATAGCGGGTTCGGCTGCAAGCCGGAGCCGGGCATGGTGCATGGCTTTTGCCAGGCAACAGGCCTTGCTCCCGCCCATGTGGCTGTCGTCGGCGACAATAATCACGACCTGTTGATGGGCCGCAATGCCGGAGCCGGGCTTTCCATCGCCGTGCTGACCGGCACCGGATCACGCCTGACGCTGGAAGCCGGCAGCGATTTTTGCCTGAATGACATTACCGAACTTGAACAGGTCCTGGATTGA
- a CDS encoding DUF2093 domain-containing protein, which translates to MNRFESRGNREATVKYLDADFQITFPGSYVVCAITGRPITIDELKYWSVDRQEAYVDAAASLEAEKRAGNLPNQKR; encoded by the coding sequence ATGAATCGCTTCGAAAGCCGTGGAAATCGCGAGGCCACGGTGAAATATCTGGATGCGGATTTCCAGATTACCTTTCCCGGCTCCTACGTGGTCTGCGCCATCACCGGCCGGCCGATCACCATTGATGAGCTGAAATACTGGAGCGTCGACCGCCAGGAAGCCTATGTTGATGCAGCGGCCTCGCTCGAAGCGGAAAAGCGCGCCGGCAACCTTCCGAACCAGAAGCGGTAA
- a CDS encoding response regulator, giving the protein MHKQPGDRQVTDRTWASALVLEHSLLDAVCDAQGSALLVVDSDDIIVYASPHLLNFFEIPEFYLQAGTRLRDCLGAIYDHCIRAILAPTPPSREEWLAERVAAHWRERFETLDRTVKKRTVRQLNRRLANGFGICAISDITEQKKREEQWRTDLERVEVTEDILDSLPQPVVVWDHQHIVVGMNKAFVAMMGVSEDAILGRPAADLLESRFLASLQQAEQQVGIRERFIRIADPGSSQASPAAYINRIGKTDRSFCVVTFASVDGAAHLLRPTIRAESRNAPGQARPTALPISSPQKQPQPATEPPQEDSLRQRVLIASSDPIFVANALGVLPQQASDRCIVHSLYELRAVIELARSMTMSIDLIITDRAMSVSREQLALDDTTRTLVADRDSVAARLTQHFQPRAATAAQTGPHPAGIVRAPKKTVDILVVEDNEVNQIVFSQILEGLGRSYKLAVNGADALAIWQAERPPIVLMDISLPDINGMDLCRLMRQRQRPGDPRSAIIGVLVPAFDHDRGRCLDAGMDDVIVKPLSPDMIEQLLERHLQASRHATA; this is encoded by the coding sequence ATGCATAAGCAACCGGGCGACAGGCAGGTAACGGACCGGACCTGGGCAAGCGCCCTGGTTCTGGAGCACAGCCTTCTCGATGCCGTCTGCGATGCGCAGGGTAGCGCGCTTCTGGTGGTCGATAGCGATGATATTATCGTCTATGCGAGCCCACACTTGCTGAACTTCTTTGAAATTCCGGAATTCTACCTGCAGGCAGGGACCAGGCTGCGTGACTGCCTGGGCGCGATTTACGATCATTGCATCCGCGCCATACTGGCCCCCACCCCACCGTCAAGAGAAGAGTGGCTGGCCGAGCGGGTTGCCGCCCATTGGCGCGAACGGTTCGAAACACTCGACAGAACCGTGAAGAAGCGCACAGTGCGCCAGCTCAACCGGCGGCTCGCCAATGGCTTTGGCATTTGCGCGATTTCCGATATTACCGAACAGAAAAAGCGCGAAGAACAATGGCGCACCGATCTGGAACGGGTCGAAGTCACAGAAGATATTCTCGACAGCCTGCCGCAACCGGTCGTGGTCTGGGATCATCAGCATATCGTCGTTGGCATGAACAAGGCGTTCGTTGCCATGATGGGGGTAAGTGAAGACGCTATTCTGGGCCGCCCTGCTGCAGATCTGCTTGAAAGCCGCTTCCTCGCCAGCTTGCAGCAGGCTGAGCAGCAGGTCGGTATTCGCGAGCGCTTCATCCGAATTGCCGATCCCGGCTCGTCGCAAGCCTCACCGGCTGCTTATATCAATCGGATCGGCAAAACCGACCGCAGCTTTTGCGTGGTGACCTTTGCAAGCGTCGACGGCGCCGCCCATCTGCTTCGCCCGACGATCCGGGCGGAAAGTAGAAACGCACCAGGCCAGGCGCGCCCCACAGCCCTACCGATATCTTCACCGCAAAAACAGCCGCAACCAGCAACCGAGCCTCCACAAGAAGACAGCCTGCGGCAACGTGTGTTGATTGCCAGCAGCGATCCGATTTTCGTCGCCAATGCCCTTGGCGTACTGCCGCAACAGGCAAGCGATCGCTGCATTGTTCACAGCCTCTATGAATTGCGCGCCGTCATTGAGCTCGCCAGATCGATGACCATGTCCATTGACCTGATCATTACCGACAGAGCCATGTCCGTCAGCCGGGAGCAGCTTGCACTCGATGATACGACGCGAACCCTCGTTGCTGACCGCGACAGCGTCGCCGCGCGCCTCACCCAGCATTTTCAGCCACGGGCAGCGACAGCTGCGCAGACAGGGCCTCATCCGGCAGGCATCGTGCGCGCGCCAAAGAAGACGGTCGACATCCTTGTTGTCGAAGACAATGAAGTCAACCAGATCGTGTTTTCGCAAATCCTCGAAGGACTTGGCCGCAGCTACAAACTGGCGGTTAACGGTGCGGATGCCCTGGCGATCTGGCAGGCCGAACGTCCCCCCATCGTACTCATGGATATTTCGCTCCCGGATATCAATGGCATGGATCTCTGCCGCCTGATGCGGCAAAGGCAACGGCCCGGAGATCCCCGCTCGGCCATTATCGGCGTGCTGGTACCAGCCTTCGACCATGACCGGGGCCGATGCCTGGACGCGGGCATGGATGATGTCATCGTCAAGCCGCTCAGCCCCGACATGATCGAACAACTTCTGGAGCGACATCTGCAAGCCAGCCGTCACGCAACAGCGTGA
- a CDS encoding RlmE family RNA methyltransferase — MTKPPIGGNRTGRKLGQKVKKGKLKASSRRWLERHINDPYVQRAKLEGYRARAAFKLLEIDEKHNILKGARRIIDLGAAPGSWSQIAANVTGSTDSDIRVAAIDFLEMTQLPGVKILQLDFLDPQAPALLMEAVGGVPDVVISDMAAPTTGHQKTDHIRTMHLCEVAAYFAVEVLAEGGHFLAKTFQGGTEKDLLNMLKQNFKQVIHIKPASSRQESVEMFLLAKGFKGRRSGNALGHEVEDDGPMPHDPREDATADEDQD; from the coding sequence ATGACCAAACCACCTATTGGCGGTAACCGCACCGGACGAAAACTGGGCCAGAAGGTCAAGAAGGGCAAGCTGAAGGCGTCTTCGCGGCGCTGGCTGGAGCGGCATATCAACGATCCCTATGTGCAGCGGGCCAAGCTGGAGGGCTACCGCGCGCGCGCGGCTTTCAAGCTGCTGGAAATCGATGAGAAGCACAATATTCTCAAAGGCGCCCGACGCATTATCGATCTGGGTGCTGCACCGGGCAGTTGGTCGCAGATTGCCGCCAATGTTACCGGGTCCACCGATAGTGACATCCGGGTTGCGGCCATCGACTTTCTGGAAATGACCCAATTGCCGGGCGTGAAGATCCTGCAACTCGACTTTCTCGACCCCCAGGCGCCCGCCCTGTTGATGGAAGCGGTCGGCGGTGTGCCGGATGTGGTGATTTCCGACATGGCGGCACCCACCACCGGCCACCAGAAGACCGATCATATTCGCACCATGCATCTCTGCGAAGTGGCCGCCTATTTCGCTGTGGAAGTGCTGGCCGAGGGCGGACATTTTCTGGCGAAAACCTTCCAGGGCGGCACGGAAAAAGACCTGCTCAATATGCTCAAGCAGAATTTCAAGCAGGTCATTCATATAAAGCCAGCGTCATCACGTCAGGAATCGGTGGAAATGTTCCTGCTCGCCAAGGGCTTCAAGGGCAGGCGGTCCGGCAATGCGCTTGGTCATGAGGTGGAAGACGATGGTCCTATGCCGCATGATCCGCGTGAGGATGCAACGGCTGACGAGGATCAGGATTGA
- a CDS encoding Ppx/GppA phosphatase family protein, whose product MPHQGVETQGTVAQAERQAEHHHRDQGSAGHAPRDAGLSNTQGPNPQRSTPQGPHTKESPIQGHALAGETGGAARKPTRKRRKNRGRQNAQVRPLQPGRSVDAKPASASYCPPAVEGQKSAAGSGEAPHGRSRHGGHGHAHGGQGHHPHHGKHQGHHSGHGPSDDHPADFYAALDLGTNNCRLLIAQPTRPGQFRVVDAFSRIVRLGEGLAATGRLSQDAMDRAIEALKVCASKLHGVDLRGKRLIATEACRAAENGEAFLERVRAETGLELEIINRETEARLAVSGCSSLVGRETRSVVLFDIGGGSSEIAVIRIGDNRSSRLANHITHWTSLPVGVVTLSERHGGRDVSPTVFEAMITEVAGMLDQFDCPSVEALGHSAADVDFHLIGTSGTVTTLAGVHLDLPRYDRRRVDGLWLSDDEVSAMQAKLLSWDYQSRAANPCIGPDRADLVLAGCAILEAIRRRWPSSRMRVADRGLREGLLTDMMADDGVWRRNRTRRPPGSRDRVPHL is encoded by the coding sequence GTGCCGCATCAGGGCGTGGAAACGCAAGGGACAGTGGCCCAGGCTGAACGGCAGGCAGAGCACCATCATCGCGATCAGGGCTCTGCCGGGCATGCGCCTCGCGATGCAGGTTTATCCAATACTCAAGGGCCTAATCCTCAACGGTCTACTCCTCAGGGGCCTCACACCAAAGAATCCCCTATCCAGGGACATGCCCTTGCTGGCGAAACCGGCGGTGCTGCCAGGAAACCGACCAGGAAGCGGCGGAAGAACCGGGGCCGGCAGAACGCCCAGGTTCGTCCCTTGCAGCCTGGCCGCAGCGTGGACGCCAAGCCCGCCTCTGCCAGCTATTGCCCGCCTGCCGTGGAGGGCCAGAAGTCGGCTGCCGGCTCTGGTGAGGCACCACATGGCCGCAGCCGACATGGCGGACATGGACATGCTCATGGTGGACAGGGACATCATCCGCATCATGGAAAGCACCAGGGCCATCACTCCGGTCACGGTCCTTCTGACGACCATCCTGCCGATTTCTATGCGGCGCTTGATCTCGGCACCAATAATTGCCGGTTGTTGATTGCCCAGCCGACCCGGCCCGGCCAATTTCGGGTGGTGGATGCCTTTTCGCGCATCGTGCGTCTGGGGGAGGGGCTGGCTGCGACCGGTCGCCTGTCGCAGGACGCCATGGACCGGGCCATTGAGGCCCTGAAGGTCTGCGCCTCCAAACTGCATGGGGTTGACCTGCGCGGCAAGCGGCTGATCGCCACGGAGGCCTGCCGGGCCGCGGAGAATGGCGAGGCATTTCTGGAGCGGGTGCGGGCGGAGACCGGGCTTGAGCTGGAAATCATCAATCGCGAGACGGAAGCGCGGCTGGCGGTGTCCGGTTGTTCCTCGCTGGTTGGACGCGAAACCCGTTCGGTCGTGCTGTTTGATATCGGCGGCGGTTCCTCGGAAATCGCGGTGATCCGCATTGGCGACAATCGCTCCAGTCGTCTCGCCAATCACATCACCCACTGGACCTCGCTGCCGGTCGGCGTGGTCACGCTGTCGGAGCGCCATGGCGGGCGCGATGTTTCGCCCACGGTGTTCGAAGCGATGATTACCGAAGTGGCGGGCATGCTCGATCAGTTCGATTGCCCCTCGGTCGAGGCGCTTGGTCATTCTGCTGCCGATGTCGATTTCCACCTGATCGGTACGTCCGGCACGGTGACGACACTTGCTGGCGTACATCTCGATCTGCCGCGCTATGATCGCCGTCGGGTGGATGGGCTATGGTTGAGCGATGACGAGGTCTCGGCCATGCAGGCCAAGCTGCTGTCCTGGGATTACCAGAGCCGCGCCGCCAATCCCTGTATCGGCCCGGACCGGGCGGATCTGGTGCTGGCTGGCTGCGCCATTTTGGAAGCGATCCGCAGGCGTTGGCCCTCCAGCCGTATGCGGGTGGCGGACCGGGGCTTGAGAGAAGGGCTGTTGACCGACATGATGGCTGATGACGGTGTCTGGCGACGCAATCGCACGCGACGTCCGCCGGGCAGCCGGGATCGTGTCCCGCATTTGTGA
- the mutL gene encoding DNA mismatch repair endonuclease MutL — translation MSIKQLSETLINQIAAGEVIERPASAAKELIENAIDAGASRIEIATAGGGKALLRITDNGCGMDGQDLALAVRRHCTSKLNDSLMDIKSLGFRGEALPSIGSVARLTIASRRADSASAFQIAVEGGKVGEVRPAPGNPGTVVEVRDLFFATPARLKFLKTERAEAAAITEMVKRMAIAFPKIRFVLSGSDRSTLELPSTGDDHLARIAQVLGPDFRDNAIALDAEREDVHLGGFAGVPTFNRGNSAHQYAFVNGRPVQDKLILSAIRGAYAETVPHGRYPVAVLALTVDPALVDVNVHPAKSDVRFRDPGLVRGLIVGAIRQALTREGDRSSTAGAGAMLRAFRPGANGGFAEGAQAAANNSYSPAYGARPAQPSAWSVDTSPHRPLDGGQNRFDGLAMPAARADGHVSPSQISEPVAMAMESGSFRLGAARAQVHANYIVAQTQDGLVIVDQHAAHERLVFEDMRKALSGRRLPSQGLLIPEIISLPEEDCDRLMDHAENLDKLGLAIERFGPGAIAVRETPAMLGEVDVPGLVRQLADEIAEWETAGSLFARLEHVAATMACHGSVRSGRLLRVEEMNALLRKMEETPGSGQCNHGRPTYIELKLSDIERLFGRS, via the coding sequence ATGAGCATCAAACAGCTTTCGGAAACCTTGATCAACCAGATCGCCGCTGGCGAGGTGATCGAGCGCCCGGCCAGTGCCGCCAAGGAATTGATCGAAAACGCCATCGATGCCGGTGCAAGCCGCATCGAGATTGCCACCGCGGGTGGCGGCAAGGCGCTGCTGCGCATCACCGACAATGGGTGCGGCATGGATGGGCAGGATCTGGCGCTGGCGGTTCGCCGTCATTGCACCTCCAAGCTCAATGATTCGTTGATGGACATCAAGAGCCTCGGCTTTCGTGGTGAGGCGCTGCCCTCCATCGGCTCGGTGGCACGCCTGACCATTGCCAGCCGCAGAGCAGACAGCGCCAGTGCTTTCCAGATCGCGGTGGAAGGCGGCAAGGTTGGAGAGGTGCGCCCCGCACCCGGCAATCCCGGCACGGTGGTCGAGGTGCGCGACCTGTTTTTCGCCACGCCGGCCCGGCTGAAATTTCTGAAAACCGAAAGAGCCGAGGCCGCTGCGATTACCGAAATGGTCAAGCGCATGGCCATCGCCTTTCCGAAGATCCGCTTCGTCCTGTCCGGCTCCGACCGTTCGACCCTGGAACTGCCGTCGACCGGCGACGATCATCTCGCTCGAATTGCCCAGGTTCTCGGTCCCGATTTCCGGGATAATGCCATTGCGCTTGATGCCGAGCGCGAGGATGTGCATCTGGGCGGCTTTGCCGGTGTGCCGACCTTCAACCGTGGCAATTCAGCCCATCAATATGCCTTCGTCAATGGCCGTCCGGTGCAGGATAAGCTGATCCTGTCGGCCATTCGCGGCGCCTATGCCGAAACCGTGCCGCATGGCCGCTATCCGGTGGCGGTGCTGGCGCTGACGGTCGATCCGGCTCTGGTCGATGTCAATGTCCATCCGGCCAAGTCGGATGTTCGGTTTCGCGATCCAGGCCTGGTGCGCGGCCTGATCGTCGGGGCAATCCGCCAGGCCTTGACGCGCGAAGGCGACCGGTCATCGACGGCGGGAGCCGGTGCCATGCTGCGGGCCTTTCGCCCTGGTGCAAATGGTGGTTTTGCCGAAGGCGCGCAGGCGGCTGCGAACAATTCTTATTCGCCCGCCTATGGCGCACGACCGGCGCAGCCTTCAGCATGGAGCGTCGATACATCTCCCCATAGGCCGCTCGATGGTGGTCAGAACCGGTTTGACGGTCTGGCGATGCCAGCGGCCCGGGCGGATGGGCATGTTTCGCCCTCACAGATCTCCGAGCCGGTGGCGATGGCGATGGAAAGTGGCTCGTTTCGCCTCGGCGCGGCGCGGGCGCAGGTTCACGCCAATTACATCGTCGCCCAGACGCAGGACGGACTGGTGATCGTCGATCAACATGCCGCCCACGAGCGGCTGGTGTTTGAGGATATGCGCAAGGCGCTATCGGGGCGCAGATTGCCCAGCCAGGGCCTGCTCATTCCCGAGATCATCAGCCTGCCGGAAGAAGATTGCGACCGGCTGATGGATCACGCCGAGAACCTCGACAAGCTGGGCCTTGCAATCGAGCGGTTCGGGCCGGGAGCGATTGCGGTACGCGAGACGCCTGCCATGCTGGGTGAAGTGGATGTGCCGGGACTTGTCCGGCAATTGGCCGATGAGATTGCCGAATGGGAAACGGCAGGCAGCCTGTTTGCCCGGCTGGAACATGTGGCGGCTACCATGGCCTGCCACGGATCGGTGCGCTCCGGTCGGCTGCTGCGGGTCGAGGAAATGAATGCGCTGCTTCGAAAAATGGAGGAAACGCCAGGTTCCGGCCAATGCAATCACGGGCGCCCAACCTATATCGAACTGAAACTGTCGGATATCGAGCGGCTGTTCGGTCGCAGTTGA
- the lpxK gene encoding tetraacyldisaccharide 4'-kinase: MKLHAPSFWWRKTGLPALALWPLSFLYGRIAARRMRGSSAYGPAVPVICIGNVTLGGAGKTPTALALAKAAIAMGLKPGFLSRGYGGSARRPTVVDPGHYTANDVGDEPLLLASVAPTVVASRRRDGARELERQGIDLIIMDDGFQSAQIRIDCAVVVTDSYKGDGNGFVFPAGPLRAPLAIQFQKLDMLLVVGKGDAAIPLVRRAARMGKPVLTAQLHPLPGPNLRGQRVLAYAGIADPEKFYRTLREMGADIVVARGFGDHQALSASVIAELIEEAEANALLLVTTAKDQARLRGSSRGGAGKDRAEELLAKSTVIEIEMIFDDPAVPARMIDRARDRFQKSR; the protein is encoded by the coding sequence ATGAAGCTGCATGCACCCTCTTTTTGGTGGAGAAAAACTGGCTTGCCTGCCCTGGCGCTGTGGCCACTGTCTTTCCTCTATGGCCGGATTGCCGCCCGGCGTATGCGCGGGTCGTCAGCCTATGGTCCCGCGGTACCGGTGATCTGTATCGGCAATGTCACGCTTGGCGGCGCTGGCAAGACGCCGACTGCTCTGGCGCTGGCCAAGGCCGCCATTGCCATGGGCCTGAAGCCCGGCTTTCTCAGCCGTGGCTATGGCGGATCGGCCCGCCGCCCGACAGTGGTCGATCCGGGCCACTACACCGCCAATGATGTCGGTGACGAGCCGCTGCTCCTGGCCTCGGTGGCGCCGACAGTGGTGGCATCGCGCCGGCGCGACGGGGCCAGGGAACTGGAACGCCAAGGCATCGACCTGATCATCATGGACGACGGATTTCAAAGCGCGCAGATCCGCATCGATTGTGCCGTGGTGGTGACCGACAGTTACAAAGGCGACGGCAATGGTTTCGTCTTTCCCGCCGGGCCATTGCGGGCGCCGCTGGCAATCCAGTTTCAAAAGCTGGACATGCTGCTGGTCGTCGGCAAGGGTGACGCCGCCATTCCGCTGGTGCGGCGAGCGGCACGGATGGGCAAGCCGGTATTGACCGCGCAGCTTCATCCCCTGCCCGGCCCAAACCTTAGGGGTCAGCGGGTGCTGGCCTATGCTGGCATTGCCGATCCGGAAAAATTCTACCGCACCCTGCGCGAAATGGGTGCAGACATCGTCGTTGCCAGAGGATTTGGCGATCACCAGGCCTTGTCCGCTTCGGTAATTGCCGAGCTGATCGAAGAGGCTGAGGCCAACGCCCTGCTGCTGGTGACGACCGCCAAGGACCAGGCCCGGCTACGGGGTTCAAGTCGGGGTGGCGCAGGAAAAGACCGGGCAGAGGAACTGCTGGCCAAATCCACCGTGATCGAGATCGAGATGATCTTCGATGATCCGGCTGTGCCAGCGCGGATGATCGACCGGGCGCGGGATCGTTTTCAAAAATCTCGGTAG